A genomic region of Candidatus Pseudomonas phytovorans contains the following coding sequences:
- a CDS encoding sigma-70 family RNA polymerase sigma factor, whose product MHDLDDHQWRELLGRLRRFAVWLTREPGSADDLVQATVERALSRRDQQRDAEALRAWLFTILYRLFLDGKRRDRLHARWLSWFGRGEREEEPAGDNLESIVLAQADLQAFARLTAEQRALLLLVSIEGLSYKEAAQALSIPIGTVMSRLSRARSALRELTEGTPQPPALRRLK is encoded by the coding sequence ATGCATGATCTGGACGACCACCAGTGGCGCGAGCTGCTGGGCCGCCTGCGCCGCTTTGCCGTGTGGCTGACCCGCGAGCCGGGCAGCGCCGATGACCTGGTGCAGGCCACGGTCGAGCGGGCCCTGAGCCGACGCGACCAGCAACGCGACGCCGAGGCGCTGCGGGCCTGGCTGTTTACCATCCTCTATCGGCTTTTCCTTGATGGTAAGCGCCGCGACCGTCTGCATGCCCGGTGGCTGTCCTGGTTTGGGCGTGGCGAACGTGAGGAAGAACCGGCCGGCGACAATCTTGAATCCATTGTCCTGGCACAAGCTGACCTGCAGGCGTTTGCCCGGTTAACAGCCGAACAGCGTGCCTTGTTGCTGCTGGTGAGCATCGAAGGCCTGAGTTACAAGGAAGCCGCCCAGGCCTTGAGCATCCCCATCGGCACCGTGATGTCGCGCCTGTCGCGCGCCCGCAGTGCCTTGCGCGAACTGACCGAGGGCACCCCCCAGCCCCCGGCCTTGCGGAGATTGAAATGA
- a CDS encoding MFS transporter translates to MNVAKDPATLTPASTLDLRPLLLANMACTMSMMAFVALIGPIARQLGMATWQAGAAVTVAGVVWVLLARPWGRAADRLGRRRILLLGTAGFTLAYWLLCLFVEGALRWLPGATAAFIGLMVARGCIGAFYAAIPVGCNALIADHVEPQRRARAMASLGAANAVGLVVGPALAALLARHSLSLPFHIMSLLPASAFLVLLFTLKPQALPHNYAPNPVRLNDPRLRRPLLVAFSAMLSVTVSQIIVGFFALDRLHLGPAEAAQAAGIALTTVGVALMLSQVLLRKLEWPPLKMIRVGATVSALGFACGSLATTAPWLWGCYFVAAAGMGFVFPSFSALAANAMHASEQGATAGSIGAAQGMGAVIGPLAGTLVYALDPRLPFLAVAALLLLVGLWPMPRDQRA, encoded by the coding sequence ATGAACGTCGCAAAGGATCCTGCAACCCTTACACCTGCCAGCACCCTGGACTTGCGTCCGCTGCTGCTGGCCAACATGGCCTGTACCATGTCGATGATGGCCTTCGTCGCCCTGATCGGCCCGATTGCCCGCCAGCTCGGCATGGCCACCTGGCAGGCCGGCGCCGCCGTGACGGTGGCCGGCGTGGTCTGGGTACTGCTGGCCCGGCCCTGGGGCCGTGCGGCAGACCGCCTGGGCCGTCGGCGTATCCTGCTGCTGGGCACCGCCGGCTTTACCTTGGCTTATTGGCTGTTATGCCTGTTTGTCGAAGGCGCACTGCGCTGGCTGCCGGGAGCGACCGCAGCATTCATCGGCCTGATGGTCGCACGCGGCTGCATCGGCGCCTTCTATGCGGCTATCCCGGTAGGCTGCAATGCGCTGATCGCCGATCATGTCGAGCCGCAGCGTCGTGCCCGGGCCATGGCCTCGCTGGGCGCGGCCAACGCTGTCGGCCTGGTCGTGGGGCCGGCGCTGGCGGCGCTGCTGGCCAGGCATAGCCTGAGCCTGCCCTTCCATATCATGTCACTGCTGCCGGCCAGTGCTTTTCTCGTGCTGCTGTTCACCCTCAAACCGCAAGCGCTGCCCCACAACTATGCCCCGAACCCTGTGCGTTTGAACGACCCACGGCTGCGCCGGCCGTTGCTGGTAGCGTTCAGCGCCATGCTCAGCGTCACCGTATCGCAGATCATCGTCGGCTTCTTCGCCCTCGACCGCCTGCACCTGGGCCCGGCAGAAGCAGCCCAGGCCGCCGGCATCGCCCTGACCACAGTGGGCGTGGCGCTGATGCTGTCACAGGTACTGCTGCGCAAGCTGGAATGGCCGCCCCTGAAAATGATCCGCGTAGGCGCCACGGTTTCAGCCCTGGGCTTTGCATGCGGCTCGCTCGCCACCACCGCACCTTGGCTATGGGGCTGCTACTTCGTCGCGGCAGCGGGCATGGGCTTTGTCTTCCCGTCGTTTTCTGCATTGGCGGCCAACGCCATGCACGCCTCCGAACAAGGTGCCACAGCGGGTTCCATTGGTGCGGCCCAGGGCATGGGGGCGGTGATCGGCCCACTGGCTGGCACCTTGGTCTATGCCCTTGATCCGCGCTTGCCGTTCCTGGCCGTGGCCGCGCTGTTGCTGCTGGTCGGGCTATGGCCAATGCCGCGCGACCAACGTGCCTGA
- a CDS encoding anti-sigma factor: protein MTRLIPSEDELHAYVDERLGPVRRAEVQAWLAANPQAAERVEGWRADARRLRTALAGFGELPGSAQLDLGQLRRQLRQRRQRRWAAAAVVTLALGVGGLGGWQARDASLARVDLPMADAVQAHRLFAGSEALDIQASDPGQLRDWLGRHFSRVGQLPDLAGYGFKPVGARLLSNEQGPAALLVFEDGKGQRISLFLRSPGELYRRMPDGQRVDGQLEARYWSHGAYNFALVSAADDVRGAGVGEALRLGL from the coding sequence ATGACGCGTCTGATCCCCAGCGAAGACGAATTGCACGCTTACGTCGACGAGCGCCTGGGGCCTGTGCGCCGGGCCGAGGTGCAGGCCTGGCTGGCGGCGAATCCGCAGGCTGCGGAGCGAGTAGAGGGCTGGCGCGCCGATGCCCGACGGCTGCGTACGGCGCTGGCCGGGTTTGGCGAATTGCCCGGTTCGGCCCAACTCGACCTTGGCCAGTTGCGCCGGCAATTGCGCCAGCGTCGGCAGCGGCGCTGGGCAGCGGCGGCGGTGGTAACGCTGGCGTTGGGCGTGGGAGGGCTGGGCGGCTGGCAGGCGCGCGATGCGTCCCTGGCACGCGTCGACCTGCCCATGGCCGATGCCGTCCAGGCGCACCGTTTGTTTGCCGGCAGCGAGGCGCTGGATATCCAGGCCAGTGATCCAGGGCAGTTGCGCGACTGGCTGGGGCGGCATTTCAGCCGCGTGGGGCAATTGCCGGATTTGGCAGGTTACGGCTTCAAACCGGTGGGCGCGCGGTTGCTTAGCAACGAGCAGGGACCGGCGGCACTGCTGGTGTTTGAGGATGGCAAGGGCCAGCGCATCAGCCTGTTCCTGCGCTCACCGGGCGAACTCTATCGGCGCATGCCGGACGGGCAGCGGGTGGATGGCCAGCTGGAGGCGCGGTACTGGTCGCATGGGGCTTACAACTTTGCGTTGGTCAGCGCGGCGGATGATGTGCGCGGGGCGGGGGTAGGGGAGGCGCTACGGCTGGGGTTGTGA
- a CDS encoding cytochrome b: MKPEAFHPLARLLHWLMAVLILAMLFIGVSMVADLSLRHPVLIGLHKATGLALLVLVVLRIGVRLAVPHPPLPRDLPTLQRWAAGASHLVLYGLMLAMPLLGWAMLSAGDYPRPLGLPAIAPHNLQLYAVLRLAHGWAGYLLFATILVHVAAALMHAWVRRDGVLRSMWPGPLRRSE, translated from the coding sequence ATGAAACCCGAAGCTTTCCACCCTTTAGCCCGTTTGCTGCACTGGCTGATGGCCGTGCTGATCCTGGCCATGCTGTTCATCGGCGTGAGCATGGTGGCTGACCTGTCACTACGCCACCCCGTGCTGATAGGGCTGCACAAGGCCACCGGCCTGGCGCTGCTGGTGCTGGTGGTGCTGCGTATCGGCGTGCGCCTGGCCGTGCCTCACCCACCCTTGCCGCGAGACCTGCCAACCCTGCAGCGTTGGGCCGCCGGTGCCTCGCACCTGGTGCTCTATGGCCTGATGCTGGCCATGCCGCTGCTGGGCTGGGCCATGCTGTCGGCGGGCGACTACCCTCGCCCGCTGGGCTTACCCGCCATCGCCCCGCATAACCTGCAACTGTATGCCGTGCTGCGCCTGGCGCATGGCTGGGCCGGCTACCTGCTGTTTGCCACGATACTGGTGCATGTGGCGGCAGCCTTGATGCACGCGTGGGTGCGCCGCGACGGCGTGTTGCGTAGCATGTGGCCTGGCCCCCTGCGCCGCAGTGAATGA
- a CDS encoding GNAT family N-acetyltransferase — protein sequence MPETTAAPAHVCLLDDGYSREARSLLYNAYRHEPTFAYIFEAQRPGYERRLRVMVREWVRQHFYLQLPAIGLLVDDRLIALALIVPPLRRLGVADSWAWRLRMILGTGLRCTRRYMDYQAALATCLPTDQVHVLPLLGVHPQFQGKHYGEQLLQAVHDWCADDPGTQGVVLDTGNEHYLAFYQRQGYEEIGEVAVGPIRERVFFHPNPVSSTSTFA from the coding sequence ATGCCCGAAACCACTGCCGCTCCGGCCCATGTCTGCCTGCTCGATGATGGCTACAGCCGCGAGGCGCGTTCGCTGCTGTACAACGCCTACCGCCACGAGCCCACCTTTGCCTACATCTTTGAGGCCCAGCGCCCGGGGTACGAGCGACGCTTGCGGGTAATGGTGCGCGAATGGGTGCGCCAGCATTTTTACCTGCAGTTACCTGCCATCGGCTTGCTGGTGGACGACCGCCTGATTGCCTTGGCGCTGATCGTGCCGCCGCTGCGCCGGTTGGGCGTGGCCGACAGTTGGGCCTGGCGCCTGCGCATGATCCTGGGCACTGGCCTGCGCTGCACGCGCCGTTACATGGACTATCAGGCCGCCCTGGCCACCTGCCTGCCAACCGATCAGGTGCATGTGCTGCCGTTGCTGGGGGTACACCCGCAATTTCAGGGCAAGCACTACGGTGAGCAATTGTTACAGGCCGTGCACGACTGGTGTGCAGACGACCCCGGCACCCAGGGTGTGGTGCTGGACACTGGCAACGAGCACTACCTGGCCTTCTACCAGCGCCAGGGCTATGAAGAAATTGGCGAAGTCGCTGTAGGGCCGATCCGGGAGCGGGTGTTCTTTCATCCCAATCCAGTGTCTTCAACTTCCACTTTTGCCTGA
- the xthA gene encoding exodeoxyribonuclease III → MKIVCFNINGLRARPHQLAALIEKHQPDVIGLQETKVSDDQFPLADVQALGYHVHYHGQKGHYGVALLSRQAPLSVHKGFATDEEEAQRRFIWGTFADADGNPITIMNGYFPQGESRDHPTKFPAKQRFYSDLQALLEGQFRNDQPLLVMGDMNISPQDCDIGIGPDNAKRWLKTGKCSFLPEEREWMERLKGWGLVDSFRHLYPDVTDRFSWFDYRSRGFEDDPKRGLRIDLIMASQHLVPRIKAAGVDYELRGMEKPSDHAPIWLELG, encoded by the coding sequence ATGAAGATCGTCTGTTTCAACATCAACGGCCTGCGAGCCCGCCCGCACCAGCTGGCAGCACTGATCGAAAAGCACCAGCCAGACGTGATCGGCCTGCAGGAAACCAAGGTCAGCGACGATCAGTTCCCGCTGGCAGACGTGCAGGCGCTGGGTTATCACGTGCACTATCACGGCCAGAAGGGCCACTACGGCGTGGCCCTGCTGTCGCGCCAGGCCCCGTTGAGCGTGCACAAAGGCTTTGCCACCGATGAAGAAGAGGCCCAGCGCCGCTTCATCTGGGGCACCTTTGCCGATGCCGATGGCAACCCGATCACCATCATGAACGGCTACTTCCCCCAAGGCGAAAGCCGCGACCATCCCACCAAGTTCCCGGCCAAGCAGCGTTTCTACAGTGACCTGCAGGCACTGCTGGAAGGCCAGTTCCGCAATGATCAACCACTGCTGGTGATGGGCGACATGAACATCTCGCCGCAGGACTGCGACATCGGCATCGGCCCGGACAACGCCAAGCGCTGGCTGAAGACCGGCAAGTGCAGCTTCCTGCCAGAAGAGCGTGAGTGGATGGAACGCTTGAAAGGCTGGGGCCTGGTTGACAGCTTCCGCCACCTGTACCCGGACGTGACCGACCGGTTCAGCTGGTTCGACTACCGCAGCCGTGGCTTCGAGGATGACCCCAAACGTGGCCTGCGCATCGACCTGATCATGGCCTCGCAGCACCTGGTGCCGCGGATCAAGGCTGCGGGTGTTGACTATGAACTGCGGGGAATGGAAAAGCCTTCGGATCATGCGCCGATCTGGCTGGAACTGGGCTGA
- a CDS encoding catalase family peroxidase, producing MTMNSPLHGPAKALRLAAIGAVTLAAAAGFAYAAGWLGEPRLTPQRIIDTFEAQAGHYPGYRKNHAKGLCVSGYFQPSGQAAKLSTARVFSQAHVPVIGRFAIGGANPFAPDTGIPVRSLAIELSTDDGQVWRTGMNNPPVLAISTPEGFYEQVLANTPDPATGKPNPANLQAFFAAHPESAAFRQWAASYKPSNSFASTQYHSINAFYLIDAGGTRQPVRWQLEPQTAFAALPTQIDDKQFLQHDLQQRLAQGPLRWTLRLVLAEPGDAVDDPAQPWPAERRSVDAGTLVLEQVDAPEQGACRDINFDPLILPRGIEASADPILAARSAAYSESFNRRSRESLSTGARP from the coding sequence ATGACCATGAACTCACCTTTGCACGGCCCGGCGAAAGCCTTGCGCCTGGCTGCCATCGGCGCCGTGACGCTGGCCGCAGCGGCCGGCTTTGCCTATGCTGCCGGCTGGCTCGGCGAACCCCGGCTGACACCACAGCGCATCATTGATACGTTCGAGGCCCAGGCCGGGCACTACCCGGGCTACCGCAAGAACCACGCAAAGGGCCTGTGCGTCAGCGGCTACTTCCAGCCCAGTGGGCAGGCCGCCAAGCTGTCCACGGCGCGCGTATTCAGCCAGGCGCACGTGCCGGTGATCGGCCGTTTCGCCATTGGCGGCGCAAACCCGTTTGCCCCGGACACCGGCATACCCGTGCGCAGCCTGGCCATTGAACTGAGCACCGACGACGGGCAGGTCTGGCGTACCGGCATGAACAACCCACCCGTGCTGGCAATCAGCACGCCGGAAGGGTTCTACGAGCAAGTACTGGCGAACACGCCGGACCCGGCCACCGGCAAACCGAACCCGGCCAACCTGCAGGCGTTTTTTGCAGCCCACCCGGAAAGCGCTGCGTTTCGCCAATGGGCGGCGAGCTACAAGCCCAGCAATAGCTTCGCCAGCACCCAATACCACAGCATCAATGCCTTTTACCTGATCGACGCAGGCGGCACTCGCCAACCAGTGCGCTGGCAGCTTGAGCCGCAAACCGCGTTCGCCGCGCTGCCCACCCAGATTGATGACAAACAGTTTTTGCAGCACGACCTGCAGCAACGCCTGGCCCAGGGCCCATTGCGCTGGACGCTTCGCCTGGTGCTGGCCGAACCCGGCGATGCCGTCGACGACCCAGCCCAGCCCTGGCCTGCAGAGCGGCGCAGCGTAGATGCCGGCACCCTGGTGCTGGAACAGGTCGACGCGCCCGAACAGGGGGCATGCCGCGACATCAACTTCGACCCGTTGATCCTGCCCCGAGGCATAGAGGCATCCGCCGACCCCATCCTCGCCGCCCGTTCGGCGGCCTACTCGGAATCGTTCAACCGCCGCAGCCGTGAATCGCTCAGCACCGGAGCCCGCCCATGA